Proteins co-encoded in one Aethina tumida isolate Nest 87 chromosome 7, icAetTumi1.1, whole genome shotgun sequence genomic window:
- the LOC109595012 gene encoding uncharacterized protein LOC109595012, which yields MDDNLDGKAISVKISGIVTSKPKLKTGIKSIHQTQAILQKYSDIRVTKSEKKLKFDLNPSEYKAVVRWWQKPSIQYAMGVVRETLEKLMGSNLVSCMDRDYMLHLKVRIMEDVAYMMQRRIKEREVKEYQRMKYLVLNGKIPFENAPDEMSEHVVIILERLCNELIEKKRMCYKIPKPKIPTFLYWDDTPDPPYRLFIEKGHKFRTNEEPLCKPIEMFLPNPEDPDSERGYMMDPLEYKKIRFVNPMVQKLYQTEYLMPMYDEGDEIMKDECSAPEQPKTIEES from the exons tcAAAATTTCTGGAATTGTTACTTCCAAACCCAAACTGAAAACAGGAATAAAGAGCATTCACCAAACGCAGGCTATTTTGCAAAAGTACTCGGACATTCGGGTGACTAAGAGcgaaaagaaactaaaattcgATTTAAATCCAAGTGAATACAAGGCTGTG GTAAGATGGTGGCAGAAGCCAAGCATACAATATGCAATGGGTGTTGTTCGGGAGACTTTGGAAAAACTGATGGGTTCGAATTTGGTAAGCTGCATGGACCGAGATTACATGCTTCATTTGAAAGTCAGAATAATGGAAGATGTGGCCTATATGATGCAACGACGAATTAAAGAGAGGGAAGTGAAGGAATACCaaagaatgaaatatttagtgTTGAATGGAAAGATACCATTCGAAAATGCACCAGATGAAATGTCCGAACACGTTGTCATAATATTGGAGAGACTCTGTAATGAACTGATTGAAAAGAAACGGATGTGTTACAAAATACCGAAGCCGAAAATTCCTACGTTCCTTTACTGGGACGATACTCCTGATCCACCATACAGATTGTTTATCGAGAAAG GTCATAAGTTCCGTACTAACGAGGAACCGTTGTGCAAACCGATTGAAATGTTCTTACCAAACCCCGAGGATCCAGATTCAGAAAGAGGTTATATGATGGATCCTTTGGAATATAAAAAGATCAGATTTGTGAATCCAATGGTACAAAAATTATACCAGACTGAATATTTGATGCCAATGTACGACGAAGGCGATGAAATAATGAAAGATGAATGTTCCGCTCCGGAGCAACCCAAAACAATTGAAGAatcttga